The following are encoded in a window of Thermodesulfobacteriota bacterium genomic DNA:
- a CDS encoding DUF5131 family protein, translated as MGTNSKIEWTQVTWNPVTGCSKVSQGCKHCYAERLAIRLQNMGVQRYQNGFTVTLHEDAVALPIKWKYPRIIFVNSMSDLFHENIPFEFITQVFGTMERCPQH; from the coding sequence ATGGGGACCAACAGTAAAATTGAATGGACGCAGGTAACCTGGAATCCTGTCACTGGCTGTAGCAAGGTGAGCCAGGGATGTAAGCACTGCTATGCCGAACGTTTAGCAATTCGACTACAAAACATGGGCGTACAACGATACCAGAATGGCTTTACAGTTACTCTACATGAAGATGCTGTTGCATTACCCATTAAATGGAAATATCCTCGTATAATTTTTGTTAATTCTATGAGCGACCTGTTTCACGAAAATATACCCTTCGAGTTTATTACGCAAGTATTTGGTACAATGGAACGCTGTCCTCAACACAT